Part of the Portunus trituberculatus isolate SZX2019 chromosome 46, ASM1759143v1, whole genome shotgun sequence genome, AGGAGCCGCTGAAGACACCTGTAATTTCCAAACACTGATGCCTCGCTCTTCCTAACAGTCTCTTCCTCAGCCTCTCCCACAGCCTTCCTTACTCCCAGCACACCTTCTCGCCTTCTCAgcatcctccttcattctcttcactcGTCACCTTTTCCTATCCACACCTTCCTTCTCattaaccttcctttccttcatttcttgaaagttttttttttcttcactacgTGTTCCTTTATCGTCTCAGCggtcttatttatttcattattcctttgtttaacctctctctctgtctctctgtctctctctctctctctctctctctctctctctctctctgacttctcttatttctcctaaccttcccttccttgtccttctttatttctctcactaCTCCCTTTCATATCtgtcttcattccctcctcctcctctcatcttcagCCTTCTCTTaaccttctttcatctcctctttctatccctttcttatcttccctttttcctccctcacccttcctccctcagcctTCCTCAGCCTCTCTACTCTCCCTTATCCCCCTAATCATCCCTTCAGTCTCCTCCCAACTCCTTTATCCCTTCGTTTCgacccctcccagcctctcctctgGCCAGTTATCACGGCAGCGCACCTCCCTCCGGTACTCCTCCCTTCCACCGCCTCTCACCTGCTTGGGTACCGAGAAAAACGAATTAAGATCaaagggagaaaatatataattacgTAGGCTCATTAATGGCGGCACCTGTGTCTCCCTGTAGCCTAGACGGTAAGAACTAATAGGCACAGAGAGAGATGATTGGTCGGTCAGTcgcttggttggttggttggttagttGGTTGGTTGAGGccgtaattcctcctcctccacctcctcctcttcctcctcctcctcctctttctctttctcccggGGCCGCGAAGAAGGCAACAATCGATATCATAGACATTTTACCTGTCACCGCCGACGCCGCGTATTAAATTTACCTGTGAGAGTAATAACAGTCATTGATTAGATTATCGATGGTGCAGCGGCGAGGGACAGAGGCGTGGAGGCTGCAATGGTGAGGGACAGAGAAGTGGGGTCTGCAGGGACGAGGGACAGAGAAGTGGGGGCTGCAGGGACGAGGGACAGAGAAGTGGGGGGCTGCAGGGAAGAGGGACAGAGGCGTGGGGGCTGCAGGGATGAGGAATAGGGAGTGGGGCTGCAGGGACGAGGGACAGAGGAGTGGGGGCTGCAGGGACGAGGGACAGAGGCGTGGGGGCTGAAGGGACGAGGGACAGAGGCGTGGAGGCTGCAGAGACGAGGGACAGAGGCTTGGGGGCTGCAGAGACAAGGGACAGAGGCGTGGGGGCTGTAATAGTGAGGGACAGAGGAGTAGGGACTGCAAGGGACAAGGGAAAGAGGCGTGGTGGAGAGGCGGGGTGGTGGGCGAGGAGGGGCGGGGTGGGTGGAGGGGCTGGGTGTGGTGGAGGGGCGGAGGGCTTCGTGGTGGCCGGGGGCGGTGGTCGAGTCAGGTAATCAGGCCGGGTACCTCCTGACGCAGCAGTCATTAGCACAGTGGAAAATGTAGATGTGAGTAGCCAGCTCTCtgcctcaccttccttcaccatcatcttcaccatcatcaccatcatcaccctcctcctcctcctcctcctcctcctccttctcctcttctttctttggctcctttatcttctcatctctcctcctcctcactgctggcttccctctccctcctcctccctcttcctcctcctcctattcctcctcctcctcctcctcctcctcctcctcctcctcctcctgcgccttCTGCTGCACCATCCCATCTCTTCACCCTGTAGTTAGTCTGGTGCTATTAGGTTacactccgttttcttcttcattctccactctcctcttcctcctcctcctcctcttgcttgtgATTTCTTCTACctgattcttcctcctcttgtttatcttttctttatccttgtcctctatcttctcttcctcctcctcctcctcctcctcctcctcctcctcctcttcctcctcctccttctcttgcttgtttttcttcttcctttctctcctatcttctcctcctcctcttcttgtttatttttttctttatacttctcctcttttttctcttccttcctcttctattgtttgagttttcttcttccttctcttctatcttctattcctcctcttcttgtttgttttttcttcttcctttcttctgtatcttcgttccctcctcctctcgctttccactttctcctcatatcttttttctctccctttcgccTCGTTCTCCTTTCTTCAGTGGTAAgacgacttgagagagagagagagagagagagagagagagagagagagagagagagagagagagagagagagagagagacgctgatgAGGCCACGCAGATGTAAAACTAAATAGAAAGAGGCTAAATAACAGAGAGTGACACGGAGAGGACGGTGGCGAGGCGTCTGGGAGGAAGTGAAAGCAGATCGGTacgtgatgatagtggtgagggAAAGCAGAGGCGAGacagaggaaagtgaaaggacAGAGGTTATATATAAGACGAGGTGGAAGAGATACTGGCTGAAGAAGGACGTGGGAagcgaagggaaaggaagggagacgagacaaggagagggaaaactGACACAGGGATTATTATCAAAAAGAATGCATAAGAGAAGGAatgtgataagaaaagaaaggaaagaagtgagagggaaggaaaaatgaaggagaaaaagattagGTGGACATGAAAGATGAGTATCAATGGGAATATACAAAGGATCGCTATCACAAAATTGCATGAGGGAAGAGAATGAtgtgataagaaaagaagaggaaagaaatggatacagaaaaaaaaagtagaaagggagaaaaaggaaatgaaaacaaagaggaaaggagtaaagaaaataaaacatacaagaaatatgactgaaaaaaattatgataagagaggaataggaagaggaaaagaaactgaaaagaaggagagaaaagtagaaaaaaaagaaaagtagaagatgcaggacacacacacacacacacacacacacacacacacacacacacacacacacacacacacacacacacacacacacacacacacacacagaaacacactcaTATCATCTCTTAACTATTTCaacatctcttccccttctgtATAATGATCACCCGAGGCACAAATGTCCATAGAGCTTCGTCTCCGCCTTCAGGGGACgacgaggagggggaggagagaggggagggtaagggaggggaggggtgggagggtgaggggagtcaGGGGAGGGTGGTAATGTTAcgaggtgatggggtgatggagCTGCTGACACAGGCATCCCAAACCTTCCACGCAGGTATACAGGTGATAATAAGACGAGTtacctgtcatctctctctctctctctctctctctctctctctctctctctctctgactc contains:
- the LOC123519713 gene encoding vegetative cell wall protein gp1-like, producing MMVKEGEAESWLLTSTFSTVLMTAASGGTRPDYLTRPPPPATTKPSAPPPHPAPPPTPPLLAHHPASPPRLFPLSLAVPTPLSLTITAPTPLSLVSAAPKPLSLVSAASTPLSLVPSAPTPLSLVPAAPTPLSLVPAAPLPIPHPCSPHASVPLPCSPPLLCPSSLQPPLLCPSSLQTPLLCPSPLQPPRLCPSPLHHR